A genomic window from Streptomyces sp. WMMC940 includes:
- a CDS encoding LysR family transcriptional regulator, giving the protein MFDENRLRVFAAIAREGSVTAAATALHYAQPSVSHHLARLEAEAGVPLVQRAGRGIRLTEAGRLLADRAEEILGRIESARTELAAHAGLSTGRVRLAAFPSALATVVPTVAAAFGVAYPDIELALTEAEPPEALTALRRGEVDVAFTFHHGDGPPGDREGHTVTSILHEPIYIVSRAGGSWPGPRNNLDTYRGQRWIAGCKRCRTHLLSACAKRGFTPAIAFETDDYVAVQALVAAGLGVSTLPGLALRAHLHPSVRIDRLRDDHRFVDAVVYGAPPAPAPVEAFVKVLKETVVQPAQWP; this is encoded by the coding sequence ATGTTCGACGAGAACCGGCTCCGGGTCTTCGCCGCCATCGCTCGCGAGGGTTCGGTGACGGCTGCCGCCACCGCGCTGCACTATGCGCAGCCGTCGGTCAGCCACCACCTCGCCAGGCTCGAAGCCGAAGCCGGCGTGCCGCTCGTTCAGCGGGCAGGCCGTGGAATCCGGCTGACAGAGGCCGGCCGGCTGCTGGCCGATCGCGCGGAGGAGATTCTCGGCCGCATAGAGTCGGCCCGGACCGAACTGGCCGCCCACGCCGGGCTCAGCACCGGACGGGTGCGCCTCGCGGCGTTCCCTTCCGCGCTCGCCACTGTCGTACCGACGGTGGCCGCTGCCTTCGGCGTCGCGTACCCGGACATCGAACTGGCACTTACCGAAGCAGAGCCTCCGGAAGCGCTGACAGCCCTGCGGCGCGGCGAAGTCGATGTTGCCTTCACCTTCCATCACGGTGACGGTCCACCCGGTGACCGCGAGGGCCACACCGTGACGTCGATCCTGCACGAACCGATCTACATCGTCAGCCGGGCTGGCGGATCCTGGCCTGGTCCACGCAACAACCTTGACACCTACCGGGGACAGCGATGGATCGCCGGCTGCAAGCGGTGCCGCACGCACCTTCTGTCGGCTTGCGCAAAGCGCGGCTTCACTCCTGCGATCGCCTTCGAGACCGACGACTACGTCGCAGTCCAGGCACTCGTCGCCGCCGGCCTCGGCGTCAGTACGCTGCCCGGCCTCGCCCTGCGCGCTCATCTCCACCCCAGCGTGAGGATCGACCGCCTAAGGGACGACCACCGCTTCGTCGACGCCGTCGTCTATGGCGCACCACCGGCTCCGGCTCCGGTCGAAGCCTTCGTGAAAGTTCTCAAGGAGACCGTCGTCCAGCCCGCGCAATGGCCCTGA
- a CDS encoding fic family toxin-antitoxin system, toxin component: protein MEVHIDVPWILQVAEAAGANDPAPDDYGVPVAAVARHRAELFEQPVYDGLYAKAAALVHTLGRCRWLERSNLAVAAATGVMYLEAAGIPVKPTREDANALKDLLLDPACTAGKIAALLRTWPTAT from the coding sequence ATGGAAGTGCACATCGACGTCCCCTGGATCCTGCAGGTCGCCGAAGCCGCCGGCGCCAACGATCCCGCCCCCGACGACTACGGCGTGCCCGTGGCCGCTGTCGCCCGCCATCGGGCCGAGCTGTTCGAGCAGCCCGTCTACGACGGCCTCTACGCCAAGGCCGCCGCCCTCGTCCACACGCTGGGTCGGTGCCGCTGGCTGGAACGTTCCAACCTGGCCGTCGCCGCCGCTACTGGCGTCATGTACCTGGAAGCCGCCGGAATCCCCGTCAAGCCCACCCGCGAGGACGCCAACGCCCTCAAGGACCTGCTCCTCGACCCCGCCTGTACCGCCGGGAAGATCGCCGCCCTGCTGCGGACCTGGCCCACCGCCACCTGA
- a CDS encoding Lsr2 family DNA-binding protein — MPCRAGGDGWPPTAPRASVSTHAIREWARANGYDLPDRGRIPIEIIKCVVANRILFERQQVIVRTEVRVRPRA; from the coding sequence CTGCCGTGCCGAGCGGGTGGTGACGGGTGGCCCCCGACCGCCCCCCGGGCGTCTGTCAGCACCCACGCGATCCGGGAATGGGCCAGGGCCAACGGCTATGACCTCCCCGATCGTGGACGCATCCCCATTGAGATCATTAAGTGCGTTGTGGCAAACCGAATCTTGTTCGAGCGGCAGCAGGTGATCGTCCGGACTGAGGTTCGGGTGCGGCCGCGGGCATGA
- a CDS encoding IS5 family transposase: MTDAEWAEVRSAMPVPAWLLKRGGRPEAYCHREMLDAVRYLVDNGVKWMAMPVDFPYWRAVYDFFRRWRACDYVRELHERLRRAARQRSGRNTEPSAGVIDSQSVDASETVAEDSRGYDGGKSRDGRKRHILTDTEGLLLEVTVTTADVHDSKAAPALLETFMDQPGQLLKLVWVDSAYQGPALAEAFARHGVRVEVVRRSDGQRGFVVLARRWVVERTLSWLSRSRRLNRDHERRLDHHAQMVWWAAVIRLSRRLAGDAPRWPEKRPERLLRAQA; this comes from the coding sequence ATGACGGATGCGGAGTGGGCCGAGGTCCGCTCCGCGATGCCGGTGCCGGCCTGGCTCCTGAAGCGGGGCGGGCGTCCGGAGGCGTACTGCCACCGCGAGATGCTCGACGCTGTGCGCTACCTGGTCGACAACGGCGTGAAGTGGATGGCCATGCCGGTCGACTTCCCGTACTGGCGGGCGGTCTACGACTTCTTCCGCCGCTGGCGGGCCTGCGACTACGTGCGTGAACTGCACGAACGCCTGCGCCGCGCGGCGAGACAACGCTCAGGGCGCAACACTGAGCCCAGCGCGGGAGTCATCGACAGTCAGTCGGTGGACGCCTCCGAGACCGTCGCCGAGGACAGCCGCGGATACGACGGCGGCAAGTCACGCGACGGGCGCAAGCGCCACATCCTGACCGATACCGAGGGCCTGCTCCTGGAGGTGACCGTGACCACGGCCGATGTGCACGACTCCAAGGCCGCCCCCGCGCTGCTGGAGACGTTCATGGACCAGCCTGGCCAGCTGCTGAAACTGGTGTGGGTCGACAGCGCCTACCAGGGCCCCGCACTGGCCGAGGCGTTCGCCCGTCACGGAGTGCGCGTCGAGGTCGTGCGCCGATCCGACGGACAACGCGGCTTCGTCGTACTGGCCCGCAGGTGGGTGGTGGAACGCACGCTGAGCTGGCTCTCGCGCTCACGCCGCCTCAACCGGGACCACGAACGCCGCCTCGACCACCATGCCCAGATGGTGTGGTGGGCCGCCGTGATCAGGCTGTCCCGGCGTCTGGCCGGGGACGCTCCGCGCTGGCCGGAGAAGCGTCCCGAGCGACTGCTCCGGGCGCAGGCATGA
- a CDS encoding threonine ammonia-lyase, translating to MHSPTISDVFRARRLQRAHLSPTPLLSYPALDAAVGASVRVLVKHENLQPTGAFKVRGGVTLLAAMDPDERARGVLGYSTGNHAQSLAYAAALFHVPCTIVMPENPNPLKAEAVRRLGAELVESGADFDAARRHAEQLALRRGMRLVSAANEPDLIAGVATAYLEILEQRPDLDTIIVPVGGGSGAAAACMVAAAISPRCRVIAVQSRDSPAAHDSWRAGRCVERPNNTRAEGLATGSGFELTQRLLRDDLADFVLVDDDDIRWAQWLLMRDARTVAESAAAAPLAALLAVRDGLAGRRVAVMCTGGNAGEAELRACLTAATSG from the coding sequence ATGCACAGTCCGACGATCTCCGATGTCTTTCGTGCGCGTCGTCTGCAGCGCGCGCACCTGTCACCGACCCCATTGCTCTCCTATCCGGCCCTCGACGCCGCCGTTGGCGCCAGTGTCCGTGTGCTGGTCAAACACGAGAATCTGCAACCGACCGGCGCCTTCAAGGTCCGAGGAGGCGTCACCCTGCTGGCCGCAATGGACCCGGACGAGCGTGCGCGGGGTGTTCTCGGGTACTCCACCGGCAACCACGCGCAGTCCCTCGCCTATGCCGCGGCGCTCTTCCACGTCCCGTGCACCATCGTCATGCCGGAGAACCCGAATCCTCTGAAGGCCGAGGCCGTGCGGCGTCTCGGTGCCGAATTGGTCGAATCCGGCGCCGACTTCGACGCGGCCCGCCGCCACGCCGAACAGCTCGCCCTTCGGCGTGGGATGCGACTGGTCAGCGCGGCGAACGAACCGGACCTGATCGCGGGCGTGGCCACCGCATATCTGGAGATCCTCGAGCAGAGACCTGACCTCGACACGATCATCGTGCCGGTCGGCGGCGGCAGCGGCGCCGCCGCCGCTTGCATGGTGGCGGCAGCGATCAGCCCGCGATGTCGCGTCATCGCGGTGCAATCCCGTGACTCACCGGCCGCGCACGACTCCTGGCGCGCAGGCCGCTGTGTCGAGCGTCCGAACAACACGCGGGCGGAGGGCCTGGCCACCGGGTCGGGTTTCGAGTTGACGCAGCGTCTGTTGCGCGACGACCTCGCGGACTTCGTACTGGTCGACGATGACGACATCCGGTGGGCTCAGTGGTTGCTCATGCGCGATGCCCGTACGGTGGCCGAGTCGGCCGCCGCCGCACCGCTGGCCGCACTCCTCGCGGTGCGCGACGGCCTCGCAGGCCGGCGAGTGGCGGTCATGTGCACCGGCGGCAACGCCGGCGAAGCCGAACTGCGGGCCTGCCTCACCGCCGCAACCTCAGGCTGA
- a CDS encoding AbfB domain-containing protein: MKKSNPNSARVRRAVTRGLVTATALASVTAAAAPQAAIAAPPAGPAAAAGIGTTDTQRVDAAAVVRLDPSPDVLLLSDHDFIHALWQKARDGGDTYDAVRQAAEAAMMSESADDHVQFIVTGIHEAYVADKQREKDKADAERAARLAKSQALIALGIPNSPELLDLSDDNFIRAVMRHEAAGPEVRSAAATALAGDPARWQQFISNGAREAHQRDIANELKELEEKDRAEAERRKELAARTNAAAFFRITPSEAMLALSDDNFIRELLRVAPADAKGSELYAAAQRAVLSPDPAAWKQYIHTGAEEAYKKDDEARRKQIAEANRRLALQVQAAAEKTGVHPHLVATAKKALAGTDEDVATFLKADSQYRAKRQSFQPASGKPAGFYIRQSAPDAGEAFLAPLSAVSKQTEREDGTWVVVPALDGKPGCYSFESSRKAGHYLTHKDLRVRMAASDNGAQFRKDATWCAKKGLSGSGTSFESSAQPGRYLREYYGDLYVANKTAKNRFDVEKDFAQDASWKIVTPLAR, translated from the coding sequence ATGAAGAAGAGCAACCCGAACTCCGCCCGTGTGCGGAGAGCCGTCACCCGCGGACTGGTGACCGCCACCGCGCTCGCCTCCGTGACGGCCGCGGCCGCGCCGCAGGCCGCCATCGCCGCCCCGCCGGCCGGCCCGGCCGCCGCGGCCGGCATCGGCACCACCGACACCCAGCGGGTCGACGCCGCCGCCGTGGTGCGCCTGGACCCGAGCCCGGACGTCCTGCTACTCAGCGACCACGACTTCATCCACGCCCTCTGGCAGAAGGCCCGCGATGGCGGGGACACCTACGACGCGGTGCGGCAGGCCGCCGAGGCCGCCATGATGAGCGAATCGGCCGACGACCACGTGCAGTTCATCGTCACCGGCATCCACGAGGCGTACGTCGCCGACAAGCAGCGCGAGAAGGACAAGGCCGACGCCGAGCGTGCCGCCCGGCTCGCCAAGTCCCAGGCGCTGATCGCCCTCGGCATCCCCAACAGCCCCGAACTGCTCGACCTGAGCGACGACAACTTCATCCGCGCCGTGATGCGTCACGAGGCCGCCGGGCCCGAGGTCCGCTCCGCCGCCGCGACGGCCCTCGCCGGGGACCCGGCCCGCTGGCAGCAGTTCATCTCCAACGGCGCCCGCGAGGCCCACCAGCGCGACATCGCCAACGAGCTGAAGGAGCTGGAGGAGAAGGACCGCGCGGAGGCCGAGCGCCGCAAGGAGCTCGCCGCCCGCACCAACGCGGCCGCCTTCTTCCGTATCACGCCCTCCGAGGCCATGCTCGCCCTCAGCGACGACAACTTCATCCGCGAACTGTTGCGTGTCGCCCCGGCCGACGCCAAGGGCAGCGAGCTCTACGCGGCAGCGCAGCGCGCCGTCCTCAGCCCCGACCCGGCCGCGTGGAAGCAGTACATCCACACCGGTGCCGAAGAGGCGTACAAGAAGGACGACGAGGCGCGCCGCAAGCAGATCGCCGAGGCCAACCGCCGGCTCGCGCTCCAGGTCCAGGCCGCCGCCGAGAAGACCGGCGTCCACCCCCACCTGGTCGCCACCGCCAAGAAGGCCCTGGCCGGCACCGACGAGGACGTCGCCACCTTCCTCAAGGCCGACAGCCAGTACCGGGCCAAGCGCCAGTCGTTCCAGCCGGCGAGCGGCAAGCCGGCGGGCTTCTACATCCGCCAGTCCGCGCCCGACGCCGGGGAGGCGTTTCTCGCCCCCCTGTCCGCCGTGTCCAAGCAGACCGAACGCGAGGACGGCACCTGGGTGGTCGTCCCCGCCCTCGACGGCAAGCCGGGCTGCTACTCCTTCGAGTCCTCCCGCAAGGCGGGCCACTACCTCACCCACAAGGACCTGCGGGTCCGGATGGCCGCGAGCGACAACGGCGCGCAGTTCCGCAAGGACGCCACCTGGTGCGCCAAGAAGGGCCTGAGTGGCTCCGGCACCTCCTTCGAGTCGTCCGCCCAGCCCGGCCGCTACCTGCGCGAGTACTACGGCGACCTGTACGTCGCCAACAAGACCGCCAAGAACCGTTTCGATGTCGAGAAGGACTTCGCCCAGGACGCGTCCTGGAAGATCGTCACCCCGCTCGCGCGCTGA